The Sebastes umbrosus isolate fSebUmb1 chromosome 4, fSebUmb1.pri, whole genome shotgun sequence genome has a window encoding:
- the nudt7 gene encoding peroxisomal coenzyme A diphosphatase NUDT7 yields MMFIREETIHILKQFDTGDKFSSLPVPTGSRASRTSSEPSGSPVPTRPRASVLIPLLVKNGELFTLMTLRSTQLRTSAGEVCFPGGKRDPSDGDDVDTALREAEEEIGLPAGEVQVVCRLVPIISKSGLLVTPVVGFIDESFCPSPNPAEVSDVFTVPLDFFTSDKDHHAIHGAAGTTGQLHSFHFVDPDSGSRYHIFGLTAMFAILVAALALRKKPQFDVAFDPEDPLLFFQQILHRRASKL; encoded by the exons ATGATGTTCATCAGAGAGGAGACCATTCACATTCTGAAGCAGTTTGACACCGGGGACAAGTTCTCCTCTCTGCCGGTACCGACCGGATCCAGAGCCTCCAGAACCTCCTCGGAACCATCCGGATCCCCGGTACCGACCAGACCCAGAGCGTCGGTTCTGATTCCTCTGCTGGTGAAGAACGGAGAGCTGTTCACCTTGATGACGCTGCGATCAACTCAG cTGAGGACCAGTGCTGGTGAGGTGTGTTTCCCGGGTGGGAAGAGAGACCCGAGTGACGGAGACGACGTGGACACGGCCCTGagagaggcggaggaggagatcGGTCTCCCAGCTGGTGAGGTCCAGGTGGTCTGCAGACTGGTCCCCATCATCAGTAAG AGCGGTCTGTTGGTGACTCCGGTGGTCGGCTTCATAGACGAGTCATTCTGTCCCAGTCCGAACCCGGCCGAGGTCAGTGACGTGTTCACGGTCCCTCTGGACTTCTTCACCAGCGATAAGGACCACCATGCTATCCACGGTGCCGCCGGGACCACGGGGCAGCTGCACTCGTTTCATTTCGTGGACCCTGATTCGGGAAGCCGGTACCACATATTCGGCCTCACCGCCATGTTCGCCATCCTGGTGGCTGCTCTGGCTCTCCGGAAGAAACCCCAGTTTGATGTTGCGTTTGACCCGGAGGATCCGTTACTGTTCTTCCAACAGATCCTACACAGAAGAGCCAGTAAACTGTGA